One genomic segment of Trypanosoma brucei brucei TREU927 chromosome 11 chr11_scaffold02 genomic scaffold, whole genome shotgun sequence includes these proteins:
- a CDS encoding variant surface glycoprotein, with product MQAIQDSTIKMCKQLMLLLILCSIPPSGANVGEADNLAVFAAVCELFQIAEGELPPDEQVTDSANAVRQLEALNMSVAEDKWRQQFYKGNYEKISWQEAKDAGLSPHESWKTKWERWQQAALSTKPEAEPGKTIADQGFNELTGISKKAVQAKVAALLAKVGHLEAERATAEQEIISASNAELSKKLNKALYGVETGRGDFGKTAGATGAAKTLDACSTAGTIDNQQPLAYVMMCLCLETGSTKTGKICAKDHALTKAWNDANPKVKQAFDDMRNLCPSGKKTPITAYQIRKALSAVQAFIRMHSGTGYLGGFNSGSCNGNVANGICVKYDHKITAGANGFTELTYAANMLEAASLLENRQHAVQKANQLAHAINAEASAAWLISKEVEALQKLERAAAAQVPTTSQAPGTSKQPSVEEQNKCKNATNKTAEGCSAINCDFDNEKKECKPKDGEGQTSTATGEQATGADAKKCSDKKKQEDCKDGCKWDGKECKDSSILANKQFALMLSAEFVALLF from the coding sequence ATGCAAGCCATTCAAGACTCAACAATTAAGATGTGCAAACAACTGATGCTCTTGCTGATCTTGTGTTCGATTCCGCCATCGGGAGCCAACGTCGGAGAAGCGGATAATTTAGCTGTTTTCGCAGCGGTTTGTGAGTTGTTCCAGATCGCTGAGGGGGAACTTCCTCCGGACGAACAGGTGACAGATTCAGCAAACGCCGTCCGCCAGCTCGAAGCACTCAACATGTCCGTAGCAGAGGACAAGTGGCGCCAGCAGTTCTACAAAGGCAACTACGAAAAGATATCCTGGCAGGAAGCCAAAGATGCAGGCCTTTCGCCACACGAAAGCTGGAAAACGAAATGGGAACGATGGCAGCAGGCGGCACTCAGCACCAAACCGGAAGCCGAGCCCGGAAAAACCATAGCAGACCAAGGCTTCAATGAGTTAACGGGAATTTCCAAAAAAGCAGTCCAAGCAAAAGTAGCAGCGCTGCTGGCCAAAGTCGGACACCTGGAAGCCGAACGCGCCACAGCAGAACAAGAAATAATAAGCGCGAGCAACGCAGAGTTGAGCAAAAAACTAAACAAAGCGTTATACGGAGTCGAAACTGGGAGAGGCGACTTCGGTAAAACAGCTGGAGCAACGGGGGCAGCGAAAACACTGGATGCGTGTAGCACGGCTGGAACCATCGACAACCAACAACCACTAGCATATGTTATGATGTGCCTTTGTCTAGAAACAGGGTCGACCAAAACCGGCAAGATCTGTGCAAAAGACCACGCACTAACCAAGGCATGGAACGATGCAAACCCAAAAGTCAAGCAAGCATTCGACGACATGCGCAACTTGTGCCCGAGCGGGAAAAAGACGCCAATAACAGCATACCAGATACGGAAAGCACTCTCAGCAGTACAGGCCTTCATACGAATGCACAGCGGCACCGGCTATCTAGGAGGGTTCAACAGCGGGAGCTGCAACGGGAATGTCGCTAACGGCATATGCGTAAAATACGACCACAAAATAACAGCCGGCGCAAACGGTTTCACAGAACTAACGTACGCCGCCAACATGCTGGAAGCGGCTAGTCTGCTAGAAAACAGGCAACACGCGGTTCAAAAAGCCAACCAACTGGCACACGCGATCAACGCAGAAGCTTCAGCAGCGTGGCTAATATcgaaagaagtggaagcaCTGCAGAAACTGGAAAGggcagcggcagcacagGTGCCAACCACCAGCCAGGCACCAGGGACAAGCAAGCAACCATCGGTGgaggaacaaaataaatgcaaaaaTGCTACCAATAAAACAGCGGAAGGATGCTCGGCTATCAACTGCGACTTcgacaacgaaaaaaaggaatgcaaacctaaagatggGGAAGGACAGACaagcacagcaacaggagAGCAAGCTACAGGAGCAgatgccaaaaagtgctccgataagaaaaaacaagaagactGTAAAGatggctgcaaatgggatggaaaagaatgcaaagattcTTCTATTctagcaaacaaacaattcgcCCTAATGCTTTCTGCTGAATTTGTGGCCTTGCTGTTTTAa